The Oncorhynchus keta strain PuntledgeMale-10-30-2019 chromosome 17, Oket_V2, whole genome shotgun sequence genome has a window encoding:
- the LOC127908450 gene encoding uncharacterized protein LOC127908450 isoform X12: protein MQLSAAEIIQCIYSVPDHTVFQIIQCIYSVPDHTVFQIIQCIYSVPDHTVFQIIQCIYSVPDHTVFQIIQCIYSVPDHTVYIQCSRSYSVYTVFQIIQCIYSVPDHTVFQIIQCSRSYSVFTVFQIIQCIYSVPDYTVYIQCSRSYSVPDHTVFQIIQCIYSVPDYTVYIQCSRSYSVPNHTVFQIIQCIYSVPDYTVYIQCSRSYSVYTVFQIIQCIYSVPDHKCKCIYSVPDHTVFQIIQCIYSVPDHTVYIQCSRSYCIPDHTVYIQCSRSYSVYTVFQIIQCIYSVPDHKCKCIYSVPDHTVFQIIQCIYSVPDHTVYIQCSRSYSVYTVFQIINVNVYTVFQIIQCSRSYSVYTVFQIIQCIYSVPDHTVFQIIQCIYSVPDYTVYIQCSRSYSIPDHTVYIQCSRSYSVYTVFQIINCIYSVPDHTVYIQCSRS, encoded by the exons ATGCAGTTATCAGCTGCTGAGAtcatacagtgtatatacagtgttccaGATCATACAGTGTTCCAGAtcatacagtgtatatacagtgttccaGATCATACAGTGTTCCAGAtcatacagtgtatatacagtgttccaGATCATACAGTGTTCCAGAtcatacagtgtatatacagtgttccaGATCATACAGTGTTCCAGAtcatacagtgtatatacagtgttccagatcatacagtgtatatacagtgttccagatcatacagtgtatatacagtgttccagatcatacagtgtatatacagtgttccaGATCATACAGTGTTCCAGATCATACAGTGTTCTAGATCATACAGTGTATTTACAGTGTTCCAGattatacagtgtatatacagtgttccagattatacagtgtatatacagtgttccaGATCATACAGTGTTCCAGATCATACAGTGTTCCAGattatacagtgtatatacagtgttccagattatacagtgtatatacagtgttccaGATCATACAGTGTTCCAAATCATACAGTGTTCCAGAtcatacagtgtatatacagtgttccagattatacagtgtatatacagtgttccagatcatacagtgtatatacagtgttccagatcatacagtgtatatacagtgttccagatcataaatgtaaatgtatatacagtgttccAGATCATACAGTGTTCCAGAtcatacagtgtatatacagtgttccagatcatacagtgtatatacagtgttccaGATCATACTGTATTCCAGAtcatacagtgtatatacagtgttccagatcatacagtgtatatacagtgttccagatcatacagtgtatatacagtgttccagatcataaatgtaaatgtatatacagtgttccAGATCATACAGTGTTCCAGAtcatacagtgtatatacagtgttccagatcatacagtgtatatacagtgttccagatcatacagtgtatatacagtgttccagatcataaatgtaaatgtatatacagtgttccAGATCATACAGTGTTCCAGAtcatacagtgtatatacagtgttccagatcatacagtgtatatacagtgttccaGATCATACAGTGTTCCAGAtcatacagtgtatatacagtgttccagattatacagtgtatatacagtgttccaGATCATACAGTATTCCAGAtcatacagtgtatatacagtgttccagatcatacagtgtatatacagtgttccagatcataaat tgtatatacagtgttccagatcatacagtgtatatacagtgttccagatcataa
- the LOC127908450 gene encoding uncharacterized protein LOC127908450 isoform X21: MQLSAAEIIQCIYSVPDHTVFQIIQCIYSVPDHTVFQIIQCIYSVPDHTVFQIIQCIYSVPDHTVFQIIQCIYSVPDHTVYIQCSRSYSVYTVFQIIQCIYSVPDHTVFQIIQCSRSYSVFTVFQIIQCIYSVPDYTVYIQCSRSYSVPDHTVFQIIQCIYSVPDYTVYIQCSRSYSVPNHTVFQIIQCIYSVPDYTVYIQCSRSYSVYTVFQIIQCIYSVPDHKCKCIYSVPDHTVFQIIQCIYSVPDHTVYIQCSRSYCIPDHTVYIQCSRSYSVYTVFQIIQCIYSVPDHKLYIQCSRS, translated from the exons ATGCAGTTATCAGCTGCTGAGAtcatacagtgtatatacagtgttccaGATCATACAGTGTTCCAGAtcatacagtgtatatacagtgttccaGATCATACAGTGTTCCAGAtcatacagtgtatatacagtgttccaGATCATACAGTGTTCCAGAtcatacagtgtatatacagtgttccaGATCATACAGTGTTCCAGAtcatacagtgtatatacagtgttccagatcatacagtgtatatacagtgttccagatcatacagtgtatatacagtgttccagatcatacagtgtatatacagtgttccaGATCATACAGTGTTCCAGATCATACAGTGTTCTAGATCATACAGTGTATTTACAGTGTTCCAGattatacagtgtatatacagtgttccagattatacagtgtatatacagtgttccaGATCATACAGTGTTCCAGATCATACAGTGTTCCAGattatacagtgtatatacagtgttccagattatacagtgtatatacagtgttccaGATCATACAGTGTTCCAAATCATACAGTGTTCCAGAtcatacagtgtatatacagtgttccagattatacagtgtatatacagtgttccagatcatacagtgtatatacagtgttccagatcatacagtgtatatacagtgttccagatcataaatgtaaatgtatatacagtgttccAGATCATACAGTGTTCCAGAtcatacagtgtatatacagtgttccagatcatacagtgtatatacagtgttccaGATCATACTGTATTCCAGAtcatacagtgtatatacagtgttccagatcatacagtgtatatacagtgttccagatcatacagtgtatatacagtgttccagatcataaat tgtatatacagtgttccagatcataa
- the LOC127908450 gene encoding uncharacterized protein LOC127908450 isoform X16 → MQLSAAEIIQCIYSVPDHTVFQIIQCIYSVPDHTVFQIIQCIYSVPDHTVFQIIQCIYSVPDHTVFQIIQCIYSVPDHTVYIQCSRSYSVYTVFQIIQCIYSVPDHTVFQIIQCSRSYSVFTVFQIIQCIYSVPDYTVYIQCSRSYSVPDHTVFQIIQCIYSVPDYTVYIQCSRSYSVPNHTVFQIIQCIYSVPDYTVYIQCSRSYSVYTVFQIIQCIYSVPDHKCKCIYSVPDHTVFQIIQCIYSVPDHTVYIQCSRSYCIPDHTVYIQCSRSYSVYTVFQIIQCIYSVPDHKCKCIYSVPDHTVFQIIQCIYSVPDHTVYIQCSRSYSVYTVFQIINCIYSVPDHKCKCIYSVPDHTVFQIIQCIYSVPDHTVYIQCSRSYSVYTVFQIINCSRLYSVYTVFHPVI, encoded by the exons ATGCAGTTATCAGCTGCTGAGAtcatacagtgtatatacagtgttccaGATCATACAGTGTTCCAGAtcatacagtgtatatacagtgttccaGATCATACAGTGTTCCAGAtcatacagtgtatatacagtgttccaGATCATACAGTGTTCCAGAtcatacagtgtatatacagtgttccaGATCATACAGTGTTCCAGAtcatacagtgtatatacagtgttccagatcatacagtgtatatacagtgttccagatcatacagtgtatatacagtgttccagatcatacagtgtatatacagtgttccaGATCATACAGTGTTCCAGATCATACAGTGTTCTAGATCATACAGTGTATTTACAGTGTTCCAGattatacagtgtatatacagtgttccagattatacagtgtatatacagtgttccaGATCATACAGTGTTCCAGATCATACAGTGTTCCAGattatacagtgtatatacagtgttccagattatacagtgtatatacagtgttccaGATCATACAGTGTTCCAAATCATACAGTGTTCCAGAtcatacagtgtatatacagtgttccagattatacagtgtatatacagtgttccagatcatacagtgtatatacagtgttccagatcatacagtgtatatacagtgttccagatcataaatgtaaatgtatatacagtgttccAGATCATACAGTGTTCCAGAtcatacagtgtatatacagtgttccagatcatacagtgtatatacagtgttccaGATCATACTGTATTCCAGAtcatacagtgtatatacagtgttccagatcatacagtgtatatacagtgttccagatcatacagtgtatatacagtgttccagatcataaatgtaaatgtatatacagtgttccAGATCATACAGTGTTCCAGAtcatacagtgtatatacagtgttccagatcatacagtgtatatacagtgttccagatcatacagtgtatatacagtgttccagatcataaat tgtatatacagtgttccagatcataaatgtaaatgtatatacagtgttccAGATCATACAGTGTTCCAGAtcatacagtgtatatacagtgttccagatcatacagtgtatatacagtgttccagatcatacagtgtatatacagtgttccagatcataaat TGTTCCAGattatacagtgtatatacagtgttccatCCAGTCATATAA
- the LOC127908450 gene encoding uncharacterized protein LOC127908450 isoform X19 yields the protein MQLSAAEIIQCIYSVPDHTVFQIIQCIYSVPDHTVFQIIQCIYSVPDHTVFQIIQCIYSVPDHTVFQIIQCIYSVPDHTVYIQCSRSYSVYTVFQIIQCIYSVPDHTVFQIIQCSRSYSVFTVFQIIQCIYSVPDYTVYIQCSRSYSVPDHTVFQIIQCIYSVPDYTVYIQCSRSYSVPNHTVFQIIQCIYSVPDYTVYIQCSRSYSVYTVFQIIQCIYSVPDHKCKCIYSVPDHTVFQIIQCIYSVPDHTVYIQCSRSYCIPDHTVYIQCSRSYSVYTVFQIIQCIYSVPDHKCKCIYSVPDHTVFQIIQCIYSVPDHTVYIQCSRSYSVYTVFQIINCSRLYSVYTVFHPVI from the exons ATGCAGTTATCAGCTGCTGAGAtcatacagtgtatatacagtgttccaGATCATACAGTGTTCCAGAtcatacagtgtatatacagtgttccaGATCATACAGTGTTCCAGAtcatacagtgtatatacagtgttccaGATCATACAGTGTTCCAGAtcatacagtgtatatacagtgttccaGATCATACAGTGTTCCAGAtcatacagtgtatatacagtgttccagatcatacagtgtatatacagtgttccagatcatacagtgtatatacagtgttccagatcatacagtgtatatacagtgttccaGATCATACAGTGTTCCAGATCATACAGTGTTCTAGATCATACAGTGTATTTACAGTGTTCCAGattatacagtgtatatacagtgttccagattatacagtgtatatacagtgttccaGATCATACAGTGTTCCAGATCATACAGTGTTCCAGattatacagtgtatatacagtgttccagattatacagtgtatatacagtgttccaGATCATACAGTGTTCCAAATCATACAGTGTTCCAGAtcatacagtgtatatacagtgttccagattatacagtgtatatacagtgttccagatcatacagtgtatatacagtgttccagatcatacagtgtatatacagtgttccagatcataaatgtaaatgtatatacagtgttccAGATCATACAGTGTTCCAGAtcatacagtgtatatacagtgttccagatcatacagtgtatatacagtgttccaGATCATACTGTATTCCAGAtcatacagtgtatatacagtgttccagatcatacagtgtatatacagtgttccagatcatacagtgtatatacagtgttccagatcataaatgtaaatgtatatacagtgttccAGATCATACAGTGTTCCAGAtcatacagtgtatatacagtgttccagatcatacagtgtatatacagtgttccagatcatacagtgtatatacagtgttccagatcataaat TGTTCCAGattatacagtgtatatacagtgttccatCCAGTCATATAA
- the LOC127908450 gene encoding uncharacterized protein LOC127908450 isoform X14 has protein sequence MQLSAAEIIQCIYSVPDHTVFQIIQCIYSVPDHTVFQIIQCIYSVPDHTVFQIIQCIYSVPDHTVFQIIQCIYSVPDHTVYIQCSRSYSVYTVFQIIQCIYSVPDHTVFQIIQCSRSYSVFTVFQIIQCIYSVPDYTVYIQCSRSYSVPDHTVFQIIQCIYSVPDYTVYIQCSRSYSVPNHTVFQIIQCIYSVPDYTVYIQCSRSYSVYTVFQIIQCIYSVPDHKCKCIYSVPDHTVFQIIQCIYSVPDHTVYIQCSRSYCIPDHTVYIQCSRSYSVYTVFQIIQCIYSVPDHKCKCIYSVPDHTVFQIIQCIYSVPDHTVYIQCSRSYSVYTVFQIINCIYSVPDHKLYIQCSRSYSVPDHTVFQIIQCIYSVPDHTVFQIIQCIYSVPSSHIIRIILTLWFQYSVPDYTVYIQCSIQSYN, from the exons ATGCAGTTATCAGCTGCTGAGAtcatacagtgtatatacagtgttccaGATCATACAGTGTTCCAGAtcatacagtgtatatacagtgttccaGATCATACAGTGTTCCAGAtcatacagtgtatatacagtgttccaGATCATACAGTGTTCCAGAtcatacagtgtatatacagtgttccaGATCATACAGTGTTCCAGAtcatacagtgtatatacagtgttccagatcatacagtgtatatacagtgttccagatcatacagtgtatatacagtgttccagatcatacagtgtatatacagtgttccaGATCATACAGTGTTCCAGATCATACAGTGTTCTAGATCATACAGTGTATTTACAGTGTTCCAGattatacagtgtatatacagtgttccagattatacagtgtatatacagtgttccaGATCATACAGTGTTCCAGATCATACAGTGTTCCAGattatacagtgtatatacagtgttccagattatacagtgtatatacagtgttccaGATCATACAGTGTTCCAAATCATACAGTGTTCCAGAtcatacagtgtatatacagtgttccagattatacagtgtatatacagtgttccagatcatacagtgtatatacagtgttccagatcatacagtgtatatacagtgttccagatcataaatgtaaatgtatatacagtgttccAGATCATACAGTGTTCCAGAtcatacagtgtatatacagtgttccagatcatacagtgtatatacagtgttccaGATCATACTGTATTCCAGAtcatacagtgtatatacagtgttccagatcatacagtgtatatacagtgttccagatcatacagtgtatatacagtgttccagatcataaatgtaaatgtatatacagtgttccAGATCATACAGTGTTCCAGAtcatacagtgtatatacagtgttccagatcatacagtgtatatacagtgttccagatcatacagtgtatatacagtgttccagatcataaat tgtatatacagtgttccagatcataaat tgtatatacagtgttccaGATCATACAGTGTTCCAGATCATACAGTGTTCCAGAtcatacagtgtatatacagtgttccaGATCATACAGTGTTCCAGAtcatacagtgtatatacagtgttccatCCAGTCATATAATTAGAATTATTCTAACTCTATGGTTCCAGTACAGTGTTCCAGattatacagtgtatatacagtgttccatCCAGTCATATAATTAG
- the LOC127908450 gene encoding uncharacterized protein LOC127908450 isoform X20: protein MQLSAAEIIQCIYSVPDHTVFQIIQCIYSVPDHTVFQIIQCIYSVPDHTVFQIIQCIYSVPDHTVFQIIQCIYSVPDHTVYIQCSRSYSVYTVFQIIQCIYSVPDHTVFQIIQCSRSYSVFTVFQIIQCIYSVPDYTVYIQCSRSYSVPDHTVFQIIQCIYSVPDYTVYIQCSRSYSVPNHTVFQIIQCIYSVPDYTVYIQCSRSYSVYTVFQIIQCIYSVPDHKLYIQCSRSYSVYTVFQIINVNVYTVFQIIQCSRSYSVYTVFQIIQCIYSVPDHTVYIQCSRSYSVYTVFQIIQCSRSYSVPDHTVYIQCSRSYSVPDHTVYIQCSIQSYN from the exons ATGCAGTTATCAGCTGCTGAGAtcatacagtgtatatacagtgttccaGATCATACAGTGTTCCAGAtcatacagtgtatatacagtgttccaGATCATACAGTGTTCCAGAtcatacagtgtatatacagtgttccaGATCATACAGTGTTCCAGAtcatacagtgtatatacagtgttccaGATCATACAGTGTTCCAGAtcatacagtgtatatacagtgttccagatcatacagtgtatatacagtgttccagatcatacagtgtatatacagtgttccagatcatacagtgtatatacagtgttccaGATCATACAGTGTTCCAGATCATACAGTGTTCTAGATCATACAGTGTATTTACAGTGTTCCAGattatacagtgtatatacagtgttccagattatacagtgtatatacagtgttccaGATCATACAGTGTTCCAGATCATACAGTGTTCCAGattatacagtgtatatacagtgttccagattatacagtgtatatacagtgttccaGATCATACAGTGTTCCAAATCATACAGTGTTCCAGAtcatacagtgtatatacagtgttccagattatacagtgtatatacagtgttccagatcatacagtgtatatacagtgttccagatcatacagtgtatatacagtgttccagatcataaat tgtatatacagtgttccagatcatacagtgtatatacagtgttccagatcataaatgtaaatgtatatacagtgttccAGATCATACAGTGTTCCAGAtcatacagtgtatatacagtgttccagatcatacagtgtatatacagtgttccagatcatacagtgtatatacagtgttccagatcatacagtgtatatacagtgttccaGATCATACAGTGTTCCAGATCATACAGTGTTCCAGAtcatacagtgtatatacagtgttccaGATCATACAGTGTTCCAGAtcatacagtgtatatacagtgttccatCCAGTCATATAATTAG
- the LOC127908450 gene encoding uncharacterized protein LOC127908450 isoform X15, whose protein sequence is MQLSAAEIIQCIYSVPDHTVFQIIQCIYSVPDHTVFQIIQCIYSVPDHTVFQIIQCIYSVPDHTVFQIIQCIYSVPDHTVYIQCSRSYSVYTVFQIIQCIYSVPDHTVFQIIQCSRSYSVFTVFQIIQCIYSVPDYTVYIQCSRSYSVPDHTVFQIIQCIYSVPDYTVYIQCSRSYSVPNHTVFQIIQCIYSVPDYTVYIQCSRSYSVYTVFQIIQCIYSVPDHKCKCIYSVPDHTVFQIIQCIYSVPDHTVYIQCSRSYCIPDHTVYIQCSRSYSVYTVFQIIQCIYSVPDHKCKCIYSVPDHTVFQIIQCIYSVPDHTVYIQCSRSYSVYTVFQIINCIYSVPDHKCKCIYSVPDHTVFQIIQCIYSVPDHTVYIQCSRSYSVYTVFQIINCSRSYSVYTVFHPVI, encoded by the exons ATGCAGTTATCAGCTGCTGAGAtcatacagtgtatatacagtgttccaGATCATACAGTGTTCCAGAtcatacagtgtatatacagtgttccaGATCATACAGTGTTCCAGAtcatacagtgtatatacagtgttccaGATCATACAGTGTTCCAGAtcatacagtgtatatacagtgttccaGATCATACAGTGTTCCAGAtcatacagtgtatatacagtgttccagatcatacagtgtatatacagtgttccagatcatacagtgtatatacagtgttccagatcatacagtgtatatacagtgttccaGATCATACAGTGTTCCAGATCATACAGTGTTCTAGATCATACAGTGTATTTACAGTGTTCCAGattatacagtgtatatacagtgttccagattatacagtgtatatacagtgttccaGATCATACAGTGTTCCAGATCATACAGTGTTCCAGattatacagtgtatatacagtgttccagattatacagtgtatatacagtgttccaGATCATACAGTGTTCCAAATCATACAGTGTTCCAGAtcatacagtgtatatacagtgttccagattatacagtgtatatacagtgttccagatcatacagtgtatatacagtgttccagatcatacagtgtatatacagtgttccagatcataaatgtaaatgtatatacagtgttccAGATCATACAGTGTTCCAGAtcatacagtgtatatacagtgttccagatcatacagtgtatatacagtgttccaGATCATACTGTATTCCAGAtcatacagtgtatatacagtgttccagatcatacagtgtatatacagtgttccagatcatacagtgtatatacagtgttccagatcataaatgtaaatgtatatacagtgttccAGATCATACAGTGTTCCAGAtcatacagtgtatatacagtgttccagatcatacagtgtatatacagtgttccagatcatacagtgtatatacagtgttccagatcataaat tgtatatacagtgttccagatcataaatgtaaatgtatatacagtgttccAGATCATACAGTGTTCCAGAtcatacagtgtatatacagtgttccagatcatacagtgtatatacagtgttccagatcatacagtgtatatacagtgttccagatcataaat TGTTCCAGAtcatacagtgtatatacagtgttccatCCAGTCATATAA
- the LOC127908450 gene encoding uncharacterized protein LOC127908450 isoform X8 — protein sequence MQLSAAEIIQCIYSVPDHTVFQIIQCIYSVPDHTVFQIIQCIYSVPDHTVFQIIQCIYSVPDHTVFQIIQCIYSVPDHTVYIQCSRSYSVYTVFQIIQCIYSVPDHTVFQIIQCSRSYSVFTVFQIIQCIYSVPDYTVYIQCSRSYSVPDHTVFQIIQCIYSVPDYTVYIQCSRSYSVPNHTVFQIIQCIYSVPDYTVYIQCSRSYSVYTVFQIIQCIYSVPDHKCKCIYSVPDHTVFQIIQCIYSVPDHTVYIQCSRSYCIPDHTVYIQCSRSYSVYTVFQIIQCIYSVPDHKCKCIYSVPDHTVFQIIQCIYSVPDHTVYIQCSRSYSVYTVFQIINVNVYTVFQIIQCSRSYSVYTVFQIIQCIYSVPDHTVFQIIQCIYSVPDYTVYIQCSRSYSIPDHTVYIQCSRSYSVYTVFQIINCIYSVPDHTVFQIIQCSRSYSVYTVFQIIQCSRSYSVYTVFHPVI from the exons ATGCAGTTATCAGCTGCTGAGAtcatacagtgtatatacagtgttccaGATCATACAGTGTTCCAGAtcatacagtgtatatacagtgttccaGATCATACAGTGTTCCAGAtcatacagtgtatatacagtgttccaGATCATACAGTGTTCCAGAtcatacagtgtatatacagtgttccaGATCATACAGTGTTCCAGAtcatacagtgtatatacagtgttccagatcatacagtgtatatacagtgttccagatcatacagtgtatatacagtgttccagatcatacagtgtatatacagtgttccaGATCATACAGTGTTCCAGATCATACAGTGTTCTAGATCATACAGTGTATTTACAGTGTTCCAGattatacagtgtatatacagtgttccagattatacagtgtatatacagtgttccaGATCATACAGTGTTCCAGATCATACAGTGTTCCAGattatacagtgtatatacagtgttccagattatacagtgtatatacagtgttccaGATCATACAGTGTTCCAAATCATACAGTGTTCCAGAtcatacagtgtatatacagtgttccagattatacagtgtatatacagtgttccagatcatacagtgtatatacagtgttccagatcatacagtgtatatacagtgttccagatcataaatgtaaatgtatatacagtgttccAGATCATACAGTGTTCCAGAtcatacagtgtatatacagtgttccagatcatacagtgtatatacagtgttccaGATCATACTGTATTCCAGAtcatacagtgtatatacagtgttccagatcatacagtgtatatacagtgttccagatcatacagtgtatatacagtgttccagatcataaatgtaaatgtatatacagtgttccAGATCATACAGTGTTCCAGAtcatacagtgtatatacagtgttccagatcatacagtgtatatacagtgttccagatcatacagtgtatatacagtgttccagatcataaatgtaaatgtatatacagtgttccAGATCATACAGTGTTCCAGAtcatacagtgtatatacagtgttccagatcatacagtgtatatacagtgttccaGATCATACAGTGTTCCAGAtcatacagtgtatatacagtgttccagattatacagtgtatatacagtgttccaGATCATACAGTATTCCAGAtcatacagtgtatatacagtgttccagatcatacagtgtatatacagtgttccagatcataaat tgtatatacagtgttccaGATCATACAGTGTTCCAGATCATACAGTGTTCCAGAtcatacagtgtatatacagtgttccaGATCATACAGTGTTCCAGAtcatacagtgtatatacagtgttccatCCAGTCATATAA